In Poecile atricapillus isolate bPoeAtr1 chromosome 9, bPoeAtr1.hap1, whole genome shotgun sequence, the following are encoded in one genomic region:
- the AMIGO3 gene encoding amphoterin-induced protein 3 isoform X1, producing the protein MSSPVTAEPVWPRVAKLFLLLLQLCAPRASLQPHRCPAACICTSDLLSCSRQMLQRVPQALPPTTTTLDLSHNALTQLHDHWLATLPHLEALHISHNQIRDLSPQAFHNASFLRHLDMSSNHLQAVKRHYFEALVSLEELLLYNNRITQVDENAFAKLSDLRKVYLSWNNLTTFPFHAVQGLAIYNLRTLDLSSNRLSSIPVEVLAALPENIGNGLYLHNNPIRCSCPLYLMLQRWNQRGFSSVKDFSEEHTCKVSDNVPRSLIKLLKHSHIFENCSASAEDAHLSHLEVTVGQPILLSCNTSNTSLPHTATTYMWITPHHEPIKHPGNSNRSLEVYRNGSLRIAVAKPWLSGVYVGLAMNSPYNFSRMCEFNMTVLYPKAAGETFSTGLTTLLGCIVSLVLVIIYLYLTPCRCLGCCKKPAPLSPPQECSAQSSILSTTPPATDGPNRKASANKHVVFLEPIRETQNGKIRLALGEDFPDPKHPKVLQLKSDSESISSVFSDTPIVS; encoded by the coding sequence ATGTCCTCGCCGGTGACCGCGGAGCCGGTCTGGCCGCGGGTGGCaaagctgttcctgctgctgctccagctgtgcgCCCCCCGagcctccctgcagccccaccgCTGCCCCGCCGCCTGCATCTGCACCTCCgacctgctgagctgcagccgGCAGATGCTGCAGCGGGTGCCCCAGGCACTGCCACCCACCACCACCACGCTGGACCTCAGCCACAATGCCCTCACACAGCTCCACGACCACTGGCTGGCCACCCTCCCGCACCTCGAGGCCCTTCACATCAGCCACAACCAGATTCGGGACCTTTCTCCACAGGCTTTCCACAATGCCTCCTTCCTGCGGCACCTGGACATGTCCTCCAACCACCTGCAAGCCGTGAAGAGGCACTACTTTGAGGCGCTggtgagcctggaggagctgctgctctacAACAACCGCATCACGCAGGTGGATGAAAATGCCTTTGCCAAGCTGAGTGATCTGCGGAAAGTCTACCTGAGCTGGAACAACCTGACCACCTTCCCCTTCCATGCGGTGCAGGGGCTGGCAATCTACAACCTCCGCACGCTGGACCTCTCCTCCAACAGACTGAGCAGCATCCCCGTGGaggtgctggcagctctgcctgaAAACATCGGCAATGGTTTGTACCTGCACAACAACCCCATCAGGTGCAGCTGCCCGCTCTACCTGATGCTTCAGCGCTGGAATCAGCGAGGTTTCAGCTCCGTGAAAGATTTCTCTGAGGAACACACCTGCAAGGTGTCTGACAACGTGCCCCGGTCCCTGATCAAGCTCCTCAAACACAGCCACATATTTGAGAACTGCTCGGCGAGCGCCGAAGACGCGCACCTCTCACACTTGGAGGTGACGGTGGGCCAGCCCATCCTGCTCTCCtgtaacaccagtaacaccagcCTGCCACACACGGCCACCACCTACATGTGGATTACCCCTCACCACGAGCCCATCAAACACCCAGGGAACAGCAATCGCTCCCTGGAGGTTTACCGCAATGGCAGCCTGAGGATTGCCGTAGCCAAGCCCTGGCTCTCAGGGGTCTATGTAGGCTTGGCCATGAACAGCCCCTACAACTTCAGCAGGATGTGCGAGTTCAACATGACCGTCCTCTACCCCAAGGCAGCTGGGGAAACCTTCAGCACTGGCCTCACAACCCTGCTGGGCTGCATTGTGAGCCTTGTGCTGGTGATCATCTACTTGTACCTCACGCCATGCCgctgcctgggctgctgcaAGAAGCCGGCCCCGCTGAGCCCCCCGCAGGAGTGCAGCGCCCAGTCCTCCATCCTCAGCACCACTCCCCCTGCCACCGATGGGCCAAACCGCAAGGCCAGCGCCAACAAACACGTCGTCTTCCTCGAGCCCATCAGGGAGACACAGAATGGCAAGATCCGGCTGGCCCTCGGTGAGGATTTCCCTGACCCCAAGCACCCCAAGGTCCTGCAGCTCAAGTCGGACTCGGAGTCCATTAGCTCTGTCTTTTCTGATACCCCCATTGTGTCTtag
- the AMIGO3 gene encoding amphoterin-induced protein 3 isoform X2 codes for MLIAHPTPGSARPAGAQAFHNASFLRHLDMSSNHLQAVKRHYFEALVSLEELLLYNNRITQVDENAFAKLSDLRKVYLSWNNLTTFPFHAVQGLAIYNLRTLDLSSNRLSSIPVEVLAALPENIGNGLYLHNNPIRCSCPLYLMLQRWNQRGFSSVKDFSEEHTCKVSDNVPRSLIKLLKHSHIFENCSASAEDAHLSHLEVTVGQPILLSCNTSNTSLPHTATTYMWITPHHEPIKHPGNSNRSLEVYRNGSLRIAVAKPWLSGVYVGLAMNSPYNFSRMCEFNMTVLYPKAAGETFSTGLTTLLGCIVSLVLVIIYLYLTPCRCLGCCKKPAPLSPPQECSAQSSILSTTPPATDGPNRKASANKHVVFLEPIRETQNGKIRLALGEDFPDPKHPKVLQLKSDSESISSVFSDTPIVS; via the exons ATGCTGATCGCCCACCCGACCcccggcagcgcccggccggCCGGAGCACAG GCTTTCCACAATGCCTCCTTCCTGCGGCACCTGGACATGTCCTCCAACCACCTGCAAGCCGTGAAGAGGCACTACTTTGAGGCGCTggtgagcctggaggagctgctgctctacAACAACCGCATCACGCAGGTGGATGAAAATGCCTTTGCCAAGCTGAGTGATCTGCGGAAAGTCTACCTGAGCTGGAACAACCTGACCACCTTCCCCTTCCATGCGGTGCAGGGGCTGGCAATCTACAACCTCCGCACGCTGGACCTCTCCTCCAACAGACTGAGCAGCATCCCCGTGGaggtgctggcagctctgcctgaAAACATCGGCAATGGTTTGTACCTGCACAACAACCCCATCAGGTGCAGCTGCCCGCTCTACCTGATGCTTCAGCGCTGGAATCAGCGAGGTTTCAGCTCCGTGAAAGATTTCTCTGAGGAACACACCTGCAAGGTGTCTGACAACGTGCCCCGGTCCCTGATCAAGCTCCTCAAACACAGCCACATATTTGAGAACTGCTCGGCGAGCGCCGAAGACGCGCACCTCTCACACTTGGAGGTGACGGTGGGCCAGCCCATCCTGCTCTCCtgtaacaccagtaacaccagcCTGCCACACACGGCCACCACCTACATGTGGATTACCCCTCACCACGAGCCCATCAAACACCCAGGGAACAGCAATCGCTCCCTGGAGGTTTACCGCAATGGCAGCCTGAGGATTGCCGTAGCCAAGCCCTGGCTCTCAGGGGTCTATGTAGGCTTGGCCATGAACAGCCCCTACAACTTCAGCAGGATGTGCGAGTTCAACATGACCGTCCTCTACCCCAAGGCAGCTGGGGAAACCTTCAGCACTGGCCTCACAACCCTGCTGGGCTGCATTGTGAGCCTTGTGCTGGTGATCATCTACTTGTACCTCACGCCATGCCgctgcctgggctgctgcaAGAAGCCGGCCCCGCTGAGCCCCCCGCAGGAGTGCAGCGCCCAGTCCTCCATCCTCAGCACCACTCCCCCTGCCACCGATGGGCCAAACCGCAAGGCCAGCGCCAACAAACACGTCGTCTTCCTCGAGCCCATCAGGGAGACACAGAATGGCAAGATCCGGCTGGCCCTCGGTGAGGATTTCCCTGACCCCAAGCACCCCAAGGTCCTGCAGCTCAAGTCGGACTCGGAGTCCATTAGCTCTGTCTTTTCTGATACCCCCATTGTGTCTtag
- the GMPPB gene encoding mannose-1-phosphate guanyltransferase beta: protein MRALILVGGFGTRLRPLTLSRPKPLVEFCNKAVLLHQLEALRQAGVSHVVLAVSYMSDALEAAMREQEQRLGIRISMSHEKEPLGTAGPLALARDLLAEDGEPFFVLNSDVICEFPFAALARFHRQHGGEGSLVVTRVEEPAKYGVVVCEADTGRICRFVEKPRVFVSNKINAGLYIFNPGILQRIQLRPTSIEKEIFPAMAQDGQLYAMELQGFWMDIGQPKDFLTGMCMYLQALRAQHPEKLHSGPGVVGNVLVDPSAKIGANCVIGPNVTIGAGVVVEDGVRIKRCTVLEGARIRSHSWLESCIVGWSCSVGQWVRMENVTVLGEDVIVNDELYLNGANVLPHKSISESVPEPRIIM from the exons ATGCGGGCGCTGATCCTGGTTGGCGGCTTCGGGACGCGGCTGCGGCCGCTGACCCTGAGCCGGCCGAAGCCGCTGGTGGAATTCTGCAACAAGGCGGTGCTGCTCCACCAGCTGGAGGCTCTCCGGCAG GCGGGCGTCAGCCATGTGGTGCTGGCGGTGAGCTACATGTCGGACGCGCTGGAAGCCGCCATGCGGGAGCAGGAACAACGG CTCGGCATCCGCATCTCCATGTCCCACGAAAAGGAGCCGCTGGGCACAG CGGGGCCACTGGCGCTGGCGCGGGACCTGCTGGCCGAGGACGGGGAGCCCTTCTTTGTCCTCAACAGCGACGTGATCTGCGAGTTCCCCTTCGCGGCGCTGGCCCGTTTCCACCGGCAGCACGGCGGCGAAGGCTCGCTGGTGGTGACCCGCGTGGAGGAGCCGGCCAAGTACGGCGTGGTGGTGTGCGAGGCCGACACCGGCCGCATCTGCCGCTTCGTGGAGAAGCCGCGCGTCTTTGTGTCCAACAAGATCAACGCTGGGCTCTACATATTTAACCCTGGCATCTTGCAACGCATCCAG CTGCGCCCCACCTCCATCGAGAAGGAAATCTTCCCAGCCATGGCACAGGATGGGCAGCTCTACGCCATGGAGCTACAGG GCTTCTGGATGGACATTGGGCAGCCAAAGGACTTCCTTACGGGCATGTGCATGTACCTGCAGGCACTGCGGGCTCAGCACCCCGAGAAGCTGCACTCGGGGCCTGGTGTCGTAGGGAATGTGCTGGTG GACCCCAGTGCCAAGATTGGGGCAAACTGTGTCATCGGCCCCAACGTGACAATCGGGGCTGGCGTGGTGGTGGAGGACGGGGTGCGCATCAAACGCTGCACCGTGCTGGAAGGGGCCCGCATCCGCTCCCATTCCTGGCTGGAGTCCTGCATcgtgggctggagctgctctgtggggCAGTGG GTGCGCATGGAGAACGTGACTGTGCTGGGCGAGGATGTCATCGTCAACGACGAGCTCTACCTCAACGGGGCCAATGTGCTGCCACACAAATCCATCTCCGAGTCCGTGCCAGAGCCACGCATCATCATGTAG